Below is a genomic region from Demequina sp. NBRC 110054.
TCGAGCTCGTCCTGGACCGTCCTCAGACCGGGCTGCGCGGCCCAGCCGTGGAAGTCGGTGCCGTCGTAGGAGAAATCGAGACGGGCCCGCACGACGTCACTGCTGAGCAGCTCGGTCATGCGGGCCCGTCCCGGTGTTCATCCACCCCCGAGGGGGTGAGAGTCGACTTACTTGTCGTCGCCCTCGGCGGGAGCGTCGGCGGCCTCGGGGGCCTCCTCGACGGTCTCCTCGGTCTCGACGGTCTCCTCGGCGGGAGCCTCCTCGACCTTCTCAGCCTTCGGCGCAGCCTTCTTGGTGGCCTTCTCCGCCTCGGCCTTGACCGCCTTCTTGGCCGGCGCGCCGAACTCGACGAGCTCGATCACGGCCATGGGGGCGTTGTCACCCTTGCGGTTGCCGACCTTGGTGATGCGGGTGTAGCCGCCGTCGCGCTCCGCGAAGCCCGGGCCGATCTCGGTGAACAGGGTGTGCACGACGCCCTTGTCCGAGATGATGCCGAGCACGCGACGACGCGAGGCGAGGTCGCCGCGCTTCGCGAAGGTGATGAGGCGCTCGGCGTAGGGACGCAGGCGCTTCGCCTTGGTGACGGTGGTGGTGATGCGACCGTTCTCGAAGAGGCTCTGGGCCAGGTTCGCCAGGATCTGGCGCTCGTGGGCCGGGCCGCCGCCGAGGCGGGCTCCCTTGGTGGGGGTAGGCATAGGGGTTGTTCCTTACTCGTCGTTGCCGGAGAAGTAGACGCCGGCGGCCGCGCCACCGTCGTACTCGATGCCGGAGTCCTTGAGGGAGAAGCCGAGCTCCTGCAGCTTCTCCTTGACCTCGGTGATCGACTTCTGGCCGAAGTTGCGAATGTCCATCAGGTCCGTCTCGCTGCGCGCCGTGAGCTCACCCACGGTGTGGATGCCCTCGCGCTTGAGGCAGTTGTACGAACGCTGCGTGAGGTTCAGCTCCTCGATGGGCTGGTTGTAGTCCTCCTCGAGCGCCTCGTCGGTGTCCGACGGGCCGATCTCGATGCCCTCAGCGTCCTCGTTCAGCGCCTTCGCGAGCGAGAACAGCTCGACGAGGGTCGAGCCCGCCGAGGCGAGCGCGTCACGCGGGGAGATGGACGACTTGGTCTCGACATCGATGACGAGCTCGTCGAAGTCGGTGCGCTGGGCGACACGGGTCGCGTCGACCTTGTAGGTCACCTTGAGCACCGGCGAGTAGATCGAGTCGACGGGGATCTGGCCGATCTCCGCGTCGTAGACCTTGTTGAGCGAGGCGGGCACGTAGCCGCGGCCGCGCTCGACGGTCAGCTCGACCTCGAACTTCGCCTTCGAGTTGAGCGTCGCGATGTGGAGGTCCGGGTTGTGGATCTCGACACCGGCCGGCGGGGCGATGTCGGCACCGGTGACGGCGCCGGCGCCCGACTTGCGCAGGTACATCACGACGGGCTCGTCGTGCTCCGACGAGACCACGAGGTTCTTGAGGTTCAGGAGGATCTCGGTGACATCCTCCTTGACGCCCTCGATCGTGGTGAACTCGTGCAGGACGCCCTCGAAGCGGACCGACGTGATCGCGGCGCCCGGGATGGACGACAGCAGGGTGCGGCGCATGGAGTTGCCCAGCGTGTAGCCGAAGCCCGGCTCCAGCGGCTTGAGCGAGAACTGCGAACGGTTCTCCGAGATGACCTTCTCGGTGAGGGTGGGACGCTGTGCGATGAGCACGGTTGTTTCCTTTCCGAGCACCCGCTATTTGATGCTCGCAAACCTGAGGCCCGTCTGAGGCCTCAGGGTCAGCGTAGGGAAGTGAGAGTGACGGCGCGCGGCGACCGCCGGGACCCGTGGGGTCCCGGCGGTGACGCTGCTAGCCGCGGCGGCGCTTCGGCGGGCGGCAGCCGTTGTGCGCCTGCGGGGTGACGTCCTTGATGGAGGTCACCTCGAGGCCGGCGGCGGTCAGCGAGCGGACGGCCGTGTCGCGACCGGAGCCCGGGCCCTTGACGAAGACGTCAACCTTGCTCATGCCGGCGTCCTGGGCACGGCGCGCGGCGGCCTCGGCGGCCATCTGCGCGGCGTAGGGGGTCGACTTGCGCGAACCCTTGAAGCCCACCTGGCCCGACGACGACCACGACACCACGGCGCCCGAGGGGTCCGTGATGGAGATGATCGTGTTGTTGAAGGTCGACTTGATGTGAGCCTGACCGTGCGCGACGGTCTTCTTGATCTTCTTGCGCGGCTTGCGTGCGGGAGCTGCCATGGCTTACTTCTTCTTTCCGGCGACGGTCTTCTTGCGGCCCTTGCGGGTACGCGCGTTGGTCTTGGTGCGCTGTCCGCGGACAGGCATGCCTCGACGGTGACGCAGACCCTGGTAGTTGCCGATCTCCACCTTGCGGCGGATGTCGGCCTGCACCTCGCGGCGCAGGTCGCCCTCGACGGTGAAGTTGGCCTCGATGTACTCACGGATCGCGACGAGGGTGGCCTCGTCGGCGTCCTTGACGCGAACGTCGCCGCTCACACCGGTGGCGGCGAGGATCTCGAGAGCGCGGGTGCGCCCGATTCCATAGATGTAGGTGAGTGCGATCTCCATGCGCTTCTCGCGCGGGAGGTCCACTCCGACAATGCGTGCCATGTAACTGCTACTCCATCAGTAGTCGGAGGTCTGACGCTCGGGCTTCCCGCGGTGGTCTTGTGCGGGCCTCGGCCTCCGAGCCGAGGGTTCCGGTCTCCCGGTGCCTGAACGAGGTATGACTTCTTGTCTAGCCCTGACGCTGCTTGTGGCGCAGGTTGTCGCAGATGACCATCACGCGGCCACCCCGTCGAATAACCTTGCACTTGTCGCAGATCGGCTTGACGCTGGGCTTAACCTTCATGGTTCTTTCCTTCGCCGAAGGCCCCCACCGGGACCGGCGGCGACGTTCACTTGTAGCGGTAGACGATCCGGCCGCGGGACAGGTCATACGGGCTCAGCTCCACCACCACACGGTCCTCGGGGAGGATTCGGATGTAGTGCTGGCGCATCTTGCCTGAGATGTGGGCGAGGACGAGGTGACCGTTCGTCAGTTCCACACGGAACGACGCGTTGGGCAATGCCTCGACCACGGTGCCTTCGACCTCGATGACGCCGTCTTTCTTAGCCATGGACTCCGCTAACTTTGGTGGACAGGATATGTTCGGGCGCACAGAAATGGCCCGACGGACGAGTATAGTCCCGCGACGGCCGGCGCACAAGCCGGCGGATGCTACCGGAACTCGTTGCGCAGCCGCTGGACCGCCAGATCGGCGATTCGCGGGTCGCGGTGGTCCGCGAGGAAGCGGACGGTCGACGCGGGCACGCGCACGTTCCTGAGCAGCGCGGCGAGGACGTCGGTGGAGTGGTCACGGCTGAGGAAGATCACGACCGTGGCCGGAAGGTCGGGGCGTGCGGCGACGGCGGCCCTGACCGAGGCCTTGCGATGCGTCGCGAGAGCCATCAGCTCCTGCCCCGCGGTGGCCGGGTCCGCAGCCTTGGCGAGCTCGTCACCCTTCTCAGCGGTCTTCTCCGCGGTGGCCTGGCTCGTCGGTGTGGGCGCCGAGGCGGCCGACGCGATCGTGCGGGGGCGGATGATCTCGCCACCGTGCAGCAGGACCGGCTCGTCGAGCACGATCGCGCTGACGTCGATGGTCTCCGGGGCGGGGCGCGTGTCCACGGGAGCGTCGGGCTGCTGCGGAGCCGCGGCCTCAGCCTCGGCGACCTGCTGGTCCGTTGCGCCGCTCTCCCCCGAGGCGGCCGGCGCCTCCTCGGTGGGGCCCGGCTGCTGCGGCGCCGCCGGCGGGGTGGTCTTGGCGGTGACCGCCGCAAAGGCTTCGAATCCCTCGGCGAAGGCCGAGACACCGTGGTCAGCGGAGGCGCCGCCGAGGCGCGAAGCGCGGGCACGGCGCGAAGCAGGGCGAGCCGTGGGGGTGTCCTCGGGCGCGGCGGACGGAGCGCTGCTCTCGGCCCCCTCAGGATCGGCGGATCCCGATGCAGCGGATTCGGGCGCGTGGGAGTCGCGCGGAGCCTCGCCTTCGTCCTGCGCCTCGAGCTGCGGCTCCACCTCCTCGACCGGCCCGGTCGGCGCCTGGACCGGCGCGGCGTCGACAGGCTTCTGGTCGGTGGGATCGATGGTCGCAACCGCGGGAGACGTCGTGGACTCTGCGGCCTGCTGAGCGATGGCTCCCGTGGAGGGAACGTCATCGTGCGACGAACCGCTGTTGTCGAGGGAGGCGCTCGCCGCGTCGTCCGAGGAGCCGTCGTGGGGCGTGGCCGTGCTGGGGGCCGACGCCTTGTCGTGGGCGGGCTGCTCAGCGGGGACCTGCGTGGTCGCAACGGGCTCCGCGGAGGAGAGCGCCGTTGCGGAGGCGGCCTGCGGGGCAGCGGCGGGAGCATTCGGGCCCACGGCCGTGGAGCTGAGAGCTGACGGCGCATGACCGCTCGCGGGCGCCGGGGCGCTGAGTGCGGACGGTGCCGAGGCTCCACCGCGCATCGGCGAAGGAACGTCGAGCGCGGGGACGTCGATCACGGGCCGAGGCGCAGCAGGAACCTCCGGCGGCTCGGCGACCGAGACGTCCATCGGGGTGTCGGCCGCCGCGATCGAGGACGCGGCCCTGGCCGAGACCTGGGGGAGCTCGCTCGTGGGAGCGGAGGCCGCCGACTTCCCCGCGCGCGCCTCGCGGACGGCAGCGACGTCCAGGAGCGCGACGCCCCGGTCCGAGCGCGTTGCCGCAGGCTGTCGCGAGAAGCCCCTGAACGGCTCTCTCAACTGCGTCATCTCACGCCCCCAAAGCAGGTCTCGCGGCCCACGGACAGGCCCGATGCGCCTCATCGTACTGACCCCCGGCCATTCGTGGCCAGGTTTGTGAAGAATGCGACATCCGACCCTCGATGCCGCTTCTGCCTGGTCACATGCGGTCACCGGCGCTGCGGCGTGCTCGGAGGGGTCAGCTCCGCGCCTGGAAGACGTATCCCCACTCGGGCTGTGCGGGAGAGCCTGGCGCAAGGGGCTGCGGCTGATACGCCTGCGAAGGCACCGCGCCTTGGCCCTGCGGGGGTAGCGGCGCGGCGACCTGCTGCGGGTGAGCCTCGGCGACGGGACCGGAGGACACGGGAGGGGACGGCCGGGAGGGGACCGCGGGACGCGGCGCATGGAAGCGCTGCTCACTGTGGGCATGGGAGGGGCTCGTCCTCGCCTCCGCGGGCCTCCATCTGTCACGCAGCTCGGGCGGCACGGCGGCATCCGCCGCGGCTCTCG
It encodes:
- the rpsK gene encoding 30S ribosomal protein S11, whose protein sequence is MAAPARKPRKKIKKTVAHGQAHIKSTFNNTIISITDPSGAVVSWSSSGQVGFKGSRKSTPYAAQMAAEAAARRAQDAGMSKVDVFVKGPGSGRDTAVRSLTAAGLEVTSIKDVTPQAHNGCRPPKRRRG
- the infA gene encoding translation initiation factor IF-1, whose product is MAKKDGVIEVEGTVVEALPNASFRVELTNGHLVLAHISGKMRQHYIRILPEDRVVVELSPYDLSRGRIVYRYK
- the rpmJ gene encoding 50S ribosomal protein L36, with product MKVKPSVKPICDKCKVIRRGGRVMVICDNLRHKQRQG
- the rpsM gene encoding 30S ribosomal protein S13, with protein sequence MARIVGVDLPREKRMEIALTYIYGIGRTRALEILAATGVSGDVRVKDADEATLVAIREYIEANFTVEGDLRREVQADIRRKVEIGNYQGLRHRRGMPVRGQRTKTNARTRKGRKKTVAGKKK
- a CDS encoding DNA-directed RNA polymerase subunit alpha: MLIAQRPTLTEKVISENRSQFSLKPLEPGFGYTLGNSMRRTLLSSIPGAAITSVRFEGVLHEFTTIEGVKEDVTEILLNLKNLVVSSEHDEPVVMYLRKSGAGAVTGADIAPPAGVEIHNPDLHIATLNSKAKFEVELTVERGRGYVPASLNKVYDAEIGQIPVDSIYSPVLKVTYKVDATRVAQRTDFDELVIDVETKSSISPRDALASAGSTLVELFSLAKALNEDAEGIEIGPSDTDEALEEDYNQPIEELNLTQRSYNCLKREGIHTVGELTARSETDLMDIRNFGQKSITEVKEKLQELGFSLKDSGIEYDGGAAAGVYFSGNDE
- the rplQ gene encoding 50S ribosomal protein L17; translated protein: MPTPTKGARLGGGPAHERQILANLAQSLFENGRITTTVTKAKRLRPYAERLITFAKRGDLASRRRVLGIISDKGVVHTLFTEIGPGFAERDGGYTRITKVGNRKGDNAPMAVIELVEFGAPAKKAVKAEAEKATKKAAPKAEKVEEAPAEETVETEETVEEAPEAADAPAEGDDK